The genomic DNA ACCGAGCAGAACCGGGTCCGTGGCCGCAGCGTGGAGTACAGCGTGGGTTTCGCGGTCACCGAGAAGATCCGCGACGCCATCGACCTGGTCCCGAAGAAGGTCTGGACCCCGGCACTCGACGCCGACGGTGGGATCCGCGAAGGAGGTGACGTCGCCGAGCTCACCGGGCTCTTGGACCTGAGCAGCTGGCCGACCGGAATGCGCGTCATCGTGCGCCGCGAACGACCCCATCCCGGCGCCCAACTGTCGCTGTTCGAGGAACGTGACGGCTGGCGCTACCAAGCCTTCGTCACCAACACCACGACCGGACAACTGGCTTTCCTCGAGGCCCGGCATCGGGCGCACGCTCGGGTCGAGGACCGGATCCGGCACGCCAAGGACTCGGGGCTGGGGCGGTTCCCGTCGCGGGAGTTCGAGATCAACCGGGTGTGGCTGATGCTGGTGCAGATCGCTGCCGACCTGACCGCATGGACCCGGCTCCTCGCACTGACCGGAGACGCGAAGTCGCTGGCGGCGTGTGAGCCGAAAGCGCTGCGCTACCGCTTCCTTCACGTCCCAGCCCGGCTGACTCACAGCGCCCGCCGACGACGCTTGCGGATACCCGAGTCGTGGCCATGGGCGGCCGCGATCGTCGCAGTCTTCGCCAACATCGCCGCGATCCCACAACCCGCCTGACCCCCGTCCGCCCACGACATCACGACCCGGAGAACCGCAGCCCGGCAGCGCCAGCCGGCCCAACGTCGTACCCGCGCACCGTCATCGACTCACCCCACGCAGCGATGCCGTCGTCGGCACCGTCATGAAAGACCGGGGCTAAGCAGCATGCGGCACTGATTCGTTTGGGGCACAGCGTCGTTCGCCCACGGCGTACGGTCTGAAGCGCGCGGAAAGCGCGGCCGACCCGCGCCGCGCCGCGACCTGCACCACGACGCGAATCCGGCATCCACGGCCTTCGTACCTGGCAGAGTGAGCGGGTGAGCACAGAGTCGAGTACGTCGTCGTACGCGAGCGCCGAGCCCTCGCCGCAGCGTCCCGTCGTCGATGTCGACTGGCTCGCCGCCCATCTGGGCGACGCGGGCCTCGTCGTCCTCGACGCGAGCATCCCCCCGAACGACCCCGGCGGCCTTCGCATTCCGGGCGCCCGGCGGTTCGACCTGGAGGGCGCGTTCTCGGCGCCCGACGCGCCGCTGCCGCACACGATGCCGACCCCGGAGGCCTTCCAGGCCGAGGCGCGGCGCCTGGGCGTGCGCGACGGGGGCACGGTGGTCGTCTACGACATCCACGACGTCTACTCGGCCGCGCGCGCGTGGTGGATGTTCCGCGCGATGGGCCTGGACCGGGTGTGGCTGCTCGACGGCGGCCTCGAAGGCTGGGAGGAGGCCCAGCGCGAGGTCGAGCCGATCGACGCCGCGGAGGCCACCCGCGACGACGGCGGGGACTTCGTGGCGCGACCCGTCCCGGGCGCCATCGTGGACGCCGACGCGGTGGCGGCCGCGCTCGCAGGCGACGAGGTCGCGGTGGTCGATGCCCG from Austwickia sp. includes the following:
- a CDS encoding sulfurtransferase, which produces MSTESSTSSYASAEPSPQRPVVDVDWLAAHLGDAGLVVLDASIPPNDPGGLRIPGARRFDLEGAFSAPDAPLPHTMPTPEAFQAEARRLGVRDGGTVVVYDIHDVYSAARAWWMFRAMGLDRVWLLDGGLEGWEEAQREVEPIDAAEATRDDGGDFVARPVPGAIVDADAVAAALAGDEVAVVDARSATRFAGTASEPRPGLRSGHMPGAGNLPYLDVQTDGHLMAPDGLAPLVEAAAGGRDRVIFTCGSGVTACVAALASVLAGRDPGRLAVYDGSWTEWGAEQSGRPVESA